In a single window of the Candidatus Methylomirabilota bacterium genome:
- the ettA gene encoding energy-dependent translational throttle protein EttA, with protein MAHQFVFTLKDLRKIVPPKREILRGIWLSFYPGAKIGVLGSNGAGKSTLLRIMAGVDNDFLGEVWRAPDMKIGYLPQEPELDPAKDVRGNVEEGVAEVRGLLTRFDEINARLGEPIDGDEMEKLLEEQAQVQDAIESRNGWDLDRTVEIAMDALRVPEGAQDVATLSGGERRRVALCRLLLSKPDVLLLDEPTNHLDAESVAWLERFLKEYPGTVVAITHDRYFLDNVAGWILELDRGAGIPWEGNYSSWLEQKKERLAVEEKQESARQRTLEHELEWVRMAPRARHAKSKARLEAYETLLAEGAQAREGAAEIIIPNGPRLGDVVVQADKVVKGYGDLLLVDGLTFSLPRGGIVGVIGANGAGKTTLFRMITGQEKPDAGALKVGDSVRLGYVDQSRDALDPAKSVWAEISGGAEQLQLGTRQMASRAYVASFNFKGSDQQKRVGDLSGGERNRVHLAKMLKAGANLLLLDEPTNDLDVDTLRALEDALLSFAGCVVVISHDRWFLDRIATHMLAFEGDSQVVWFEGNYQDYEADRRKRLGAAAEQPHRLKYKPLSRG; from the coding sequence ATGGCGCATCAGTTTGTCTTCACGCTGAAAGACCTCCGCAAGATCGTCCCGCCCAAGCGCGAGATCCTGCGCGGCATCTGGCTCTCCTTCTACCCGGGCGCGAAGATCGGCGTGCTGGGCAGTAACGGCGCGGGCAAGTCGACGCTCCTCCGCATCATGGCCGGCGTGGACAATGACTTCCTCGGCGAAGTGTGGCGCGCCCCCGACATGAAGATCGGCTACCTGCCCCAGGAGCCCGAGCTCGACCCCGCCAAGGACGTGCGCGGCAACGTGGAGGAGGGCGTGGCCGAGGTGCGCGGGCTCCTCACGCGCTTCGACGAGATCAACGCGCGGCTGGGCGAGCCTATCGATGGTGACGAGATGGAGAAGCTGCTCGAGGAGCAGGCGCAGGTCCAGGACGCCATCGAGTCGCGCAACGGCTGGGACCTCGACCGTACGGTCGAGATCGCCATGGACGCCCTCCGCGTGCCCGAGGGCGCCCAGGACGTGGCCACGCTGTCCGGCGGCGAGCGGCGCCGCGTGGCCCTCTGCCGGCTGCTCCTCTCCAAGCCCGACGTGCTCCTCCTCGACGAGCCCACCAACCACCTCGACGCGGAGTCGGTGGCCTGGCTCGAGCGCTTCCTCAAGGAATACCCGGGCACCGTGGTGGCGATCACCCACGACCGCTACTTCCTCGACAACGTGGCGGGCTGGATCCTCGAGCTCGACCGCGGAGCCGGCATCCCGTGGGAGGGGAACTACTCCTCGTGGCTCGAGCAGAAGAAGGAGCGGCTCGCCGTCGAGGAGAAGCAGGAGTCGGCGCGGCAACGCACGCTCGAGCACGAGCTCGAGTGGGTGCGCATGGCGCCGCGCGCGCGCCACGCCAAGTCCAAGGCCCGCCTGGAGGCGTACGAGACCCTCCTCGCGGAGGGCGCGCAGGCGCGGGAAGGCGCCGCCGAGATCATCATCCCCAACGGGCCGCGGCTGGGGGACGTGGTGGTGCAGGCCGACAAGGTCGTGAAGGGCTACGGAGACCTGCTGCTCGTCGACGGGCTCACCTTCAGCCTGCCGCGCGGCGGCATCGTGGGCGTGATCGGGGCCAACGGCGCGGGCAAGACCACGCTGTTCCGGATGATCACGGGGCAAGAGAAGCCCGACGCGGGCGCGCTCAAGGTCGGCGATTCGGTGAGGCTCGGCTACGTCGATCAGAGCCGTGACGCGCTCGATCCCGCCAAGAGCGTGTGGGCGGAGATCTCCGGCGGCGCCGAGCAGCTCCAGCTCGGCACCCGCCAGATGGCGTCCCGCGCGTACGTGGCGTCGTTCAACTTCAAGGGCTCGGACCAGCAGAAGCGGGTGGGCGATCTCTCCGGCGGCGAGCGGAACCGGGTGCATCTGGCCAAGATGCTCAAGGCCGGCGCCAACCTTCTGCTCCTCGACGAGCCCACCAATGACCTCGACGTGGACACCCTCCGCGCCCTCGAGGACGCGCTGCTCTCCTTCGCCGGCTGCGTGGTGGTGATCAGCCACGATCGCTGGTTCCTCGATCGCATCGCCACGCACATGCTCGCCTTCGAGGGCGACAGCCAGGTGG